The Ziziphus jujuba cultivar Dongzao chromosome 5, ASM3175591v1 genome segment TTGTTTTCAGAACAAGAGTTAAGAATGAGCTCGGTGATAATCAAATGCACGGATAGTATACTCTTTCTAGCTTGTTTTGCAGCTAAAGGGATGACTGAAGCTCTTCTACTGCTCCAACGGGCGATTAGATTGCATGAAAGCGTCCAACCGGCAAAGATCAAACAGGGTATTCGTTGGACTGGGAAGCTTTGGCAATACAtccatctattttttttattggttttttattttatttttattatttaaaagatttttcgtAAGCAGAAGAATACCATCAAAGGTGAGAGTTCAATCACCCAGATAGAGTCTACAAAAACAGCATTGTTAGCTTCTGCGAGCTGAAAGTTTGGAAGATGGatgcaaaatggaaaaattaaacaattaatcATACATTAAAtgaatagaattaaaaaaaattgagatgtTCAATGATGCTATATTTATAACATGAATGGGATGGGACTCTATTATTTTCTGCAAACTGTAAAGTGCAGTGGCAAAAAAGTGATTAGTTAATTAAGGAGGTGGTGTATCCATTGCTCTACAACATCCGGGGAACCATACCATGGTTTTGAAGCATCATCTGAACCAAGCGGGGAGTGGTAAACACCGTCCAAACTGATATTCAGCGCACCATCCAGATGTGCTGATGCTTGAGGCACAACTCCATCACCCCAAACATTTGCCTCTCCACAGACCTGaccaaacaatataaaaatatatagctaTAATCTCGTACTAACCCccttaacaatatatattttcacttcATAGTAATGGACAGTAGGATTTGTTTACCTGCTTATACCCTTGCCCTACAATGCGAGCACGGAGGGTGGTAGTTGACACTGAAGTGGAGGTGCTCGTGTTATTTATGACAGCACCATCTGATTCTGATATTGGTAGTGCCGTACCTTCAATGGGAAGCACATTATCAACGTTTGCATTTGAGCTGCCAAAGAAGGGTGCACCTTGGATATACCTGCAGTTTGGCATATCCCTTATAGATCCTAAACGTCTGTCATTTACAATTTAGTTTCTAAATTCAACAATGATCAcagaaaaatgttttttttacaGTACAAGGGATCACCACTTTTTATGGGTTTTCACTTTCACACGCCAATATTCAAGTCTCTTATTTTGGTCTTGCGAAAAAGGGCACCAGCACGCATTATTACCACAGCATTTACTAATTTGCAAAATCGTGACtacataagaaaatatattaatcaaccaGTGTTTTGCTCCAGGTTCGAAAATTAGATATGAACTAGCCTTAAATTGTAAGAAATCACATCTACTATAGATCAAAAGCTCTACAATACATGTTACCAAGTGTTCAAATAAAAGCTGAGGTCCTTTGTCaacaattttatgaatttttaactCCTGCTCCAAGAAGAGATTACGTAGCAGGCAAGTTCAAACTCCTTTTGGAACTTGGAAGATAAAGAAGGATCTTTCCGTTCAAGATTTGTCCATTGAAATTAATAAGCAACTCTTAATTATTGTCTCACTTTTATAAACCTGATTTTGGATAAATCCTGAATGTTATGCCATAAATACGTAACAGAAACAAAATGGAAGGTGAGTTTTCAGTTCACACATATATGTACATGATATCTCAAAAGCATGAATGTTCTTGGAAATGTAGATCAAATAgccatgaaaaagaaaacatacatGTTCTAAAGAGCAAGAAGGATCCAATTAATATTGTGTTTTTACCTCCCAGCAATACATACATATTTCAGTTGAGAAGTATAAACAGCTTTTGAGCAATGCTTTTCAACATAATTGAGCAGACCTCTTGTTTGATCAATGACCCCTGGTAAACCTTTTGGAGGTGGCCTGAAGAAAAATACAGGTGGTGATTATTTTCATGGGGAAGGTGAAGTATATCTTAATCATTGCTAACActtaacagaaaaaaagaacatgtagtacaaatatattttatgaccTACAGGTGGGGGGTTCCAAGGGTCAATAATAAGGAAATATGGGAAATCCCAAAATCTTCCATGTAGATGCGTGCAAGCCATCCCCCAGCTGAGTGTCCAATAAGAGACAAAGTACAACCTGGAATATACGACGTTTTCCAGGGCTTTAGAATCCATTCTATCATATACATATGTAAAAGTATACAATTTCAATATTGGCAGGCTTTCTTTTCAACTAAAAGGATAAAATTAGTTACAGGTGGGAGTTATACAGAGATAACATTATGagaagcaaataattttttattttttatttttggtaattcatACTGCATTAACAAAAGCACAAAATGAAAGAAGCAAAGAATTGAAattgaagataaaattaaagatacagataattaattaattacaaattaaccTAACCTTGGCTAAGCTCCTTTGCCTCTTGAACGGCCTCGTCAACCCTTTTCAAATACCTGCGAGTGGGAGTGCCAGCAAATgctaataagtaaataatatttgttgttgtaaCTTGTGCGTCataaaaagagaaatagaaGGAAGGAttaggattatatatatatatatatatatatatgtatataaatatataaatgataaacatatataatctcCAACCAATCGAGTACAGGGCGGGGACGGAGAGTTCCCCGCCAGTAATTGGGGTCAACCAAACCGGCAGCATTCCGCAGCCAATCAAACCTGGACACCTTAGCGACTACCGTCTCCACTCCGTAGTTTCGCAAAGTAAGCTCCAACTTTTGATAATCACTCGAATTGTTTCCCAAGCCCTGAATTCAAACCCAAAGTATTTTCAACTTCTGTTTcggttattttattattgatggtAGGTAAACTAGACTAGACTAGTAAAAAATGTATACTTCCAACAGTAATAATAGCATGATAATGCTTGTTAATGTTATATATACTGCACATAGCAACAAAGAACATAGCACATAGCATAGCAGTATTAGTgtgaataataaatgataaagaaATGGGAAAGCAATCTTTAATTAACTGGAAGAATAACGGCAGGGCGGTACTTGAAGacggaagaagaagaaggtgaagataAAGAAGCAGATGCGTGGTCTAGTGAGAGTAGCGGCGAGGAAGAAGATAGTTTAAATGCTGACAAAACGGAAGCCATTAAGCCAACAGAGTAGTCTGATAGCTAATAGATTGGAGCTGTTGTTTGTTGGCCTTGTATTGAAGCCTATACTGCCACAAAATCAAACAAACGCAGCCACACACACGCTCACTTCAAAACTACTGCTTCGTAAcgctaaacaaaaataattaatggcTAGCTCTTTGTCAAAAAGACCAAAAGGCCCCTGATATAAATTTGCCAAACTCCACTCATTTGAGACTTtcgagcagagagagagagagagagagggagagaccaGTGGTTAGCGAAAACACAAAACAATGGCTGTTTCTCCTTGTATACTTCAAAGGCTTAGGCCAAATCTACCACCACTGCTTCTTCCACCTTACCACTACTCCCGCTCCCACACAACACTCACTGCTTCTGCTTCACAAAAACACCGCCCCATCAGCCCTGACCTTGTTGCCCTGGAATATGCCGACCTTAATCTCTCCCACAGAGTTTCTCCGGTACATttattctttttcccttttctgaAATATTTCATCTCTTTCCTCACTTCTTTtccatatgtatacatatattttcttacATACCTTATAAGAATAACTAATTTCCTGTCAAAGAGaagggttaaaaaaaagaaaaaaaggaaaaaaaaaaaaaaactcaagctttttgggtttttcaatTTGATTGCAGGAATTGGGTCAGGTTAGGATCAGACAGCATGTCAACCCACTTAGTGCCTCTTTCTCTGTATGTAATTCAGGGGGTGTCTTTCTTTTGCCTTCTCATTTATACGCTGCAGTTTGTCACTTCCACACCCAGCTGTGGAAGTTAATAACTTTATCTCTATTTACATCATcgtgaataataatataactattcGATCTGtttgtctatttatttttaaattttaattgccGTTTAGGCGCCTATCGAAGTTCCTGATTGGAGTCAAGTCTTCAGAGACCCAACATTACCACTAATGGTGGATATTGGAAGTGGTACCAACCTTACTCCTTTCACATAAAGACTATGATATGTTCTTGTTTCTCTTGGGCTACCGCTTTGCTGGTTCTTTATATAATGCCAAAGTTATGATTTTTAGCAACGGAATTTAACAATTACTGCTACCTTATTTCCAGCTTATTCGTTGGCCATGCGTGCACttgaaatatacataatatcatGTGGAAAAACAGTTGAAATCAGAGAAAAATGATGTACAGGTCACATCATTTTGTTAATCTTCATATATTTcctatataaaatacatatttttattgccATACTGCTCATTTGAATCCTTTCGATTTGTCAACGTTAAATTTAGTTGGTTTTAATCATCATCATGAGACTAGAGgataatttatttgtttcaatAATCAAACTAACGGTACAAAATATTCCAGGAAGTGGCAGATTTCTTATATGGCTTGCAAAAAGAAATCttgattcaaaaaattatttgggaCTGGAAATACGACAGAAAGTATGAACCCCTTCGGTTAACTTTTTATAGACTTGAAAGTTTGTCTAACTATAATAATGTATAATTGATTGGCTCTCTTTTTCCTTAATTTAGCATGTagtaattcaaattttttttttcctcaagcAGCTGGTCAAGCGTGCTCAGTTCTGGGTAAAAGAGCTAGCTCTTGATAATGTGTGAGGTCCTTAATGCCCATAATGGGGTGAGAAGTTATGTTAAACAttgcaaaaaattgaaattaatgattAGTGATTTGAACTAAAATGCAGATATTTCTTATTTGCAAATGCTACAAATTCTTTCAAACAACTAGTATCTACATACCCTGGACCCCTGATGCTAGTTTCGATCCTGGTAAGTGCACTTCTCATACTGGAAAGTGAGATATTTTTCATATTGTCCAAAAAGGTTCTCTTTAAATGATTTGCATTCAGTTGTTAACtgaaattccaaaatttaattgaattacTATTTACTCATGCTTATATTTGCAGTGCCCAGATCCTCATTTTAAGAAAAGACACCATAAGAGAAGGGTTGTCCAGAAGCCTTTAGTAGATTCCATCATGAACAGCTTAGTGCCTGGAGGCCAGGTTTATGTTCCTGCTACCTGTTATATGAAGGatcttatggattttttttttccttagcgCTTTGCCTTTGAAAGACCTACCATACAAAATATTACAAATGATGCTTGTTGTGTATACCATTTATATGCAAATAATATGTTGACTGGTAAATAATATACTTCGTGCATCAGGGATAAGGTTCCTCATTTGGTAGATTTCTAGGCAGTTTAATGGCCAGGTTTTCTCTCGTGGTAGAAAGTTATAATGGCTTGTGAGAGTgaatgaatttatatttttctacgGGTAAGAGCCTACTGCATTTAGGAATCGATAACATCTTTCAGATTGCTTtgcacaaggtcctaagaagcCATGCAAAAacaacttctttttcttctttatgttTTTCATGAGGCAGCCTTATTCCTCCAAATTAATTTTGAGGGTAAAATTATATTAGTATCCCTGCTAGCTTAGTTATTTGTTCTAATATACACCATTGGGATTTCAATTAATCagctttttttttccatctagtGAATCCTGTGCGTGtaaatattaaaactttatgATTTGGTCGAACAGGTTTTCATGCAATCTGATGTGTTGGAGGTGGCAGTTGACATGAGAAATCAGTTTGATTCAGAAGCCAATTCTCTCGAGCACATTGATGAGCTTGACTCGACTGTGCTGTGTGACAGTGATGGATGGTTGTTGCGGAACCCAATGGGGATAAGGACAGAGAGAGAAATTCATGCTGAATATGAAGGTGCTAAGATATACAGAAGGATGTACCAAAGACATGTTTAGATGATCTCTTACCGTTTGAATGGGTTCTATCATCTAAATTCACTTTTGTTGAACAAATTAGATGATAGATTGTTTTATAAGTTTACTCGACTTCTGCGAATTAACTACTGCAAAATTCCCTTGAGGGTGGAGTAAGCTAGCACACTGTCATTCACGGTTCATCGCCTCTAGCATTTAGCccacatcattttttattttagcccCAATCCACACCCATAATTTTACACTCTATGCATCCAAAACAATATGAACAGAATCTCAAACTATAAACTCCAATCACAATATaacttttaaatcaaatttcagatttgacATTGCATTACACATAACTAGGCTAATTTTTTCAGGGTAAACTGCTCACTTGGAGCCATCAGAAGCGATTGCAGGCTGTATCTCCTGTGTAGATGCCTTGTGTACTATTCTCCCCAGCTGGATTCCTGTAGTAGAACCATTATTGGATGTTGCTTGACCCGTACCAGACCCAGATCCAGAGGCGTCGCCAGCAGCTGCTTTTAGTCCCTTCTTTTGCTTCACCTTCTGAGCCCAACCAAGAAGGCCGGCTTGCACATGCTCATCGAATATGGCTTTCTTGAAAGAACTTCCCATCTTCATTTCGTCGGAAAAAGAGTTTTAAATAAACAGTTTGACTAAATGAGCAACTCCTTCCCCTCCAAACcccaaaaagtaaaacaaaaagggTAAGATGTAGTGTAATTATTATCTACAATACCTGTGTGACAATGGCATAGAGTGGTAGGGTGCTGTAACTACAGAGAACCTGAATGAACACCCTTGATGTAAAAgaacaaggggaagaaaaaatTAGCACTAGGATGGCAATAAGCTAGGTATAACCATGAATAGCTTTGGAAACCATGTCCAAAAAGAATGATGAGAGAAAGGAAATTCACTTTTACCCAATGATAAGCCTTGGAACAATAAAACGTACATGTCCCATTATGCAGGAGTCAAATGAATATTGAAACTGTGTCAAAAAATACACAAACAGAAAAAGTTTCTATgaaaaaaatcaatcttttatccgctataaaaaaaaagtaggtcAATTGGTACCTTAAAAAGAATCAGCTTACCAATATCCAGAAAAAAAATGCCATCTCAAAAGAATTTTGGAAAAGGATGAAATGAATCAAGAAGAGAACAATTCGTGGATGACCAAACCAGAAGTGTTCATCTGATGGTTGAACTACTAGTTCCCCTTCTATTGCTATATGTTTCTCAGCAACCTCCTGAGCCATTTGGGTAATAACATGCTCCAGCTTAGTGCCCACAGCAAGTAAAAGctgagaaagagaaaaacaataataaatattaaattgaaaaagataaaTGAATGCAACAAAATTCCACATTGCACGAGGCTCTTAAACTCATTAATGGTGACACTTACATAAAGAAACCTATATGCCGCATTTCAAATGAACAGTTGGAAGTTTTCAAGTTTGCAAGTTTGACAAGTaggaaaaattccaattttgaaTAGAATTCTTAAAAATAAGTTTCTTATTTCGTTAATAACTCTTCTTCCACCTAACCATTTGAGTTATAGACCAATATAAAAGCTACTAAGGTTGTGTCTAACAGTGTATAAGACAACAACTGACAGTGGAAGCAGctagagagtgagagagaaacATGAAGAGCTTTGTGTGAATGAGTGTTTCCAGTTGCGAAATTACAACTTTCTGAGGTCAAGTTGcttaaaaatcattatatttttttgatgataGTGGACTTTCTTATCACATTCTCCAATGATAGCTGGTGATCTTGACTAACCATGTAAACTTGCATCTTCATTGCATTTTTTGAGAGCCTTTCACATTAAAATGGTAACAGAACAGGATTTGCGTTATTAAGACCTCACTTGTTTTGTCACAGCATATAGAACTCTTTAAGGGCACGACTAACTACAGCCTATGACAACCAATATGAAGAATGTGCTAGAGCAGCAAGGACTCCTCACGACGCTGTAACAGAAGATGTATACAGGTAATTAAGAAAAGTTAAAAGCAGATATGACAAGTGCACATTTGCTCAACTCTTAAACCTAAGTTAAAGCATAGTTTTCTCCATCACTCCTTTCAGAAGTCCCCTTACAAATCAATCTACTTGCAGAAGCAATTATGAGTTACCAATGGAGGAAATTAAAGATGGTTACTAAGACTACACAAACAAATTTAAGAGTGTAAGACCCAGTTACCGAATGTTGGAGCCACATTTAGAAAAGATCATGGCATAATTTTGTTATCATCATTGTTTATATCATATTTGATTAGTTAATATCGGTTTACTTAAGGATAAGACTGTAACTTTAATACcctatatctataaatatagcGACACCTGTTATATGTTGTATGTTCCTTTTCAGttcattcttttctttctcctaCGACAGTATTAAGTTTTTATGATTTTCCTCAAAGTTTGAGAGAAAGCATTTGCTGTGGACTAGGTCTCAACAGCTCTCTtgaaaaaacctaaaaacatcAATTAGCATGTTACCATATATAAAGGGACTTGTGATGAAGCCCGGATTGCAAGTCAAATTTCAACTGAAAACTATTAAAAGTTTGCACTATCTCGATCTGTTTCAGGTAAAATTGGTAACACTAAAATAGAATCTAACAGAGAATCAGAGATAACTTCCAAGacctccatttccaatttctcTTAGTCTCAGCCTGTCTCTTTGACTCTCTTCTTAAAGATCATAATGTTAACTTAAAATAATAAGTATGATGCTTTGAAAATGATGTATAGTGTCTGCAAGCAACATGAAATGGAAGAAGATACATATCTGAGTCATGAAACTAGAGAGATCAACACAACTCACAATGAAAGGAATGAAAGCTATCCAGAAGTAAGTGTGCCAGCCTGCAATAAGAACACATTATTATTCAAAGTAGAGCAGTGACAGTGATCTTACAAAAGCTAGAAAGACCAGAGTAAagcaagaaaggaagaagaagaagagtaaaTTACACTGCATAATAAAAGAGGAGATAATGCTTAAcacaaataacaataaatattcgCTATTGTACTTTTCTCTATATGATATGACAATTATATATCATCTAGGTATGATGAAGAGGATAGACTTAATAGATCAGCCAATATAGATCCTGCTGTAAATGAAAGTATAATCAGAACAATCCGAGAAGAAAATTAAACTGAGACATCAGTTGCAAGTCATTCACGTACTTAGGATTGTGTCTCAAAATGATATTCTTGGAAGTTTAAAAGCATTGTCAACCTCAAACCTGGCATAATATCTAATAGTTCCTTTTgatatgttttctgtagtagTTTGATAGATTGATCAAGTGGCAAGCTGTAGGTGATCTACATAAATGCTAGGTAGGGTATTCCATTAAATAGTATAAGAAAAATGGTCTTATTTGAACTAGAAAAAGGTAGTAAAACCAGCTAAAGTAAGAAGCAGCATACCATTAATATTAAGCAACAAGAAGATCACCACAAATACCCAAAGATACCAACTGCAGTCAAGGAAACAAATGGTAAAAAATAGAGTTTACAACAACATGGGCCATGAAATTGCAAAACAATCACAAAACCACTAAAATCACAGAAATATTGGCAGATTTTACTTACCTTATACCCACAACTGTCTTAAAATCATCTTCAAGGGCACGTATCATATACTTGTGAAAATTAAACTTGGGATTTCCCTTGCAATGAGTCTAAatagaaataacaaaaaaactgaCAAATATTGCTACAGAATAATGAAGTAATAAACATGGTGATAGTTTATGTACAGACAACAACCTCCCATTAGATAACTTACCATGATGAATCCTAGCCGTAGGGTCACATAATCTGATTTGGTGACAGATGCATAAAATTGCTTGAGAAAAGAATGCTgaaggaaaacaaaagaaaagataagGAATCGTCAGGATTGCAAACAATAAACTTGGAGaaacaattataattatccTGCTCCTTAACAACTTTTGAGTTCAATTCAAATTATTGTTTAAAAGGACCATTGCTCATTTTCCCACTTGTAAAACACAAGAAACAAATTTGCAAATCTGATACTACCTGCATATGTCTTTTAGAAGCCAGCATCGGAGTCTAGTTGTTGCGTTTAAGTGCTTGGTTTCACAATGTATGTTCATGAATTTATCCAAGTTTAAGTATCTAAACGACACATATTAATGAAATATCTAGCTACATTAAGTAAGTGAGGATAATATCAAACTAGTCAGGTACCTTTTGGTTCACGTGTTAACTAATGTATCTTTTCAGACCATGTGGTAAATCTCTATATAAATAGTGTATAATGTAGAGGCAAAAAATCAGAATTTTTccaataaagaagaaaagaagctcTTCCTATGTGTTCTATTCAATGGTCCCCAGGGACTTCTACAATTATATTAGTAGGACGCTAAAAATCTATCCTTAACCttcttgatttttattctaGAGAGAACATCTTGTCACCTGGAATCCAAGCCAAGCCTGAGTAATTTTTACATCAATCAAGTAATGTCATCAATGATTTACACCCTTTAGCTTATGAGAATTTAGGTCTGCTAGAGGtaagaaatagaaaaacaaaggaTGGAATGGAAGAAGTCAACACATTATTTCTTAATGCAGACAAACATAATTTCAGagcaataaaagaaaagaacacaAAAATTCGTCAACAATTTTATCTTCTTTAATATGTACCttttttgttaaagtttttcCTTGCttatttgtaaaaagaaaacttaccAGCCAACCCAGCAGAGCTGAATTTTTACCAATACCGAGAAAATGATCCTTGATAAAAGCATGTTCATGGACATGGGTGACTTTGGATTTAATAACTGCACCAACCAATTCATAGATTAGAAGCAAGGGCAAGCATGAGCTGGATGATAGCTTTGTCTTGAATAACAAAGCAGTTTTCAGCCAGACAGGCAGAAAGCTTATCTAAAATTGAGTTCTCAAacaattttatatgcttataACATTAGTTCTGCCAGTTGCAAACAGTTTCATTTCAAAAGCGTAGATACGTTCAGCACATTATCTCCAATggttaaagccaaaaaaaaattataaaaaaaaaaaaaaagacccacAGCATCTTAATCAGTAAGAATCCTTACCTTGTTCTGTGTCATAATTTTCCTTTGCAATTGAGTCCTCCCAGTGTTTCCATTGACGTATCTAAATTGAGAAAACGGATAATTGAAACATAAATGATCCAAACCAATTGAGACCAGGTTAAAGAAACGTTGCCCACCTTTGCTCCACCAAATAGAATAGTGAGAGCACAGAAGGTGACATGGACAATAGCCAGGATGAAGATAAAGATGTGCAGATGGTGCAGCGCTTCAAGAGATAACAATGGTACCTTGTTCTGAAAGGAAGAAGTCAAATAAAGTTAGAGCATATGGTTTTTAAGAGAATCTTGTTTCTGGGCTTCAAGCTTAGAGGAGCAATATTGCGGCTTACGTAATTTAAAACTTTCAGTCAAGATTCTACAAGCGCAAATTGAATATAAATCAGAGATTAACAAAATtgaaccctctttttttttttttttttttttttttttttttttaaagttataaattttgaacCATTTAAAGTGGATTCCCTTTTTCCCATTAATTTCATCCTTGATTAAGACTTCCAAAATTAAACAGACCACATCGACACGCTACAGTTACAActccattaaaaataaaaacaacaaagcAGTAAGCACTGCTGTTGTTCATTTCTACACAATTAAAAGAGCAATACTCTGATATGGAAATTTCTTGTTTAATTAGATCTGCTCAAAGCTTAGctcaaaatgaaaattgaaagagGGGAGGGGGGGAGAGGGGAGAGAAGAGCGAGAGAGAATTTGAATTTGTAAATTGTAATGGAGTGAGAGATGGAGcattataagtaaaaaaaagtAGCTAGGCACCTTGCGTCCACAATAACCGAGCTGTCCCTCAGAGGAGGATTCTTCAGAGAGGAGGCGGGTGGCAGTGGAGGAGAAGAAGGCCTGGAAATGGGCGGCGGATTTGGGTTCCTCATGAGATTGAGAGGGGAGTTTGCATGGGAGGAGATTTTGGACGACACGCTGAGGGACGCAGATTTTGGAGATGGCGTTCTGGAAAACAGTGAGAAGGAGAGAAATGAAGCCCAACAGCATCAACTCCTCCTTCACTTTCTGCAACGCTTCGTACAGGGGCTTctggttcttcttcttcaagaacACTCCGGCGTAGTGGAGGAGACGCTCCACCGCCAGAGAAATAGCCACGATTACAGTGCAAACTGCTGCCACAATCCATGTCGGGGTGTACTCTAAGGTCGTCCCTTCTTCTTCGCTCCCACCACTCATTTTTGGTCTTtttgtctctgtctctgtctctgtctcttcACTAACTCAACTGTTAACTAGTTGCTTAAAACCAACCACATGACTGGATTGGGCATCTCATTTTATATGGACCATAACAAGTCACATGCCCACTGCTTAGTGCCATCGACTATCAACGTTTGAGCCTGtgattgaaggaaaaaaagatgTCGATTTTACGGTCTGTGATTTATTAGTTTGCGATGCCGATTTTATTACTTTTGCATTCTCATttctcaaaataaaacaaataaataagcaCACGTTTAACACCTATAAGTAACGCCGTGAAACCTAGCTtagctgtttttgtttttgtttttttattattttttcttgtaatgaTGTCAACTAaaaccaaattattattattattattattctcctGCTTTTCCAGCTTTtcgttaaaaaaaac includes the following:
- the LOC107429474 gene encoding MLO-like protein 1 isoform X4; translation: MSGGSEEEGTTLEYTPTWIVAAVCTVIVAISLAVERLLHYAGVFLKKKNQKPLYEALQKVKEELMLLGFISLLLTVFQNAISKICVPQRVVQNLLPCKLPSQSHEEPKSAAHFQAFFSSTATRLLSEESSSEGQLGYCGRKNKVPLLSLEALHHLHIFIFILAIVHVTFCALTILFGGAKIRQWKHWEDSIAKENYDTEQVIKSKVTHVHEHAFIKDHFLGIGKNSALLGWLHSFLKQFYASVTKSDYVTLRLGFIMTHCKGNPKFNFHKYMIRALEDDFKTVVGISWYLWVFVVIFLLLNINGWHTYFWIAFIPFILLLAVGTKLEHVITQMAQEVAEKHIAIEGELVVQPSDEHFWFGHPRIVLFLIHFILFQNSFEMAFFFWILFQYSFDSCIMGHVRFIVPRLIIGFSVVTAPYHSMPLSHRWEVLSRKPYSMSMCKPAFLVGLRR
- the LOC107429474 gene encoding MLO-like protein 1 isoform X3 gives rise to the protein MSGGSEEEGTTLEYTPTWIVAAVCTVIVAISLAVERLLHYAGVFLKKKNQKPLYEALQKVKEELMLLGFISLLLTVFQNAISKICVPQRVVQNLLPCKLPSQSHEEPKSAAHFQAFFSSTATRLLSEESSSEGQLGYCGRKNKVPLLSLEALHHLHIFIFILAIVHVTFCALTILFGGAKIRQWKHWEDSIAKENYDTEQVIKSKVTHVHEHAFIKDHFLGIGKNSALLGWLHSFLKQFYASVTKSDYVTLRLGFIMTHCKGNPKFNFHKYMIRALEDDFKTVVGISWYLWVFVVIFLLLNINGWHTYFWIAFIPFILLLAVGTKLEHVITQMAQEVAEKHIAIEGELVVQPSDEHFWFGHPRIVLFLIHFILFQNSFEMAFFFWILKLFLFVYFLTQFQYSFDSCIMGHVRFIVPRLIIGFSVVTAPYHSMPLSHRWEVLSRKPYSMSMCKPAFLVGLRR
- the LOC107429474 gene encoding MLO-like protein 1 isoform X1, coding for MSGGSEEEGTTLEYTPTWIVAAVCTVIVAISLAVERLLHYAGVFLKKKNQKPLYEALQKVKEELMLLGFISLLLTVFQNAISKICVPQRVVQNLLPCKLPSQSHEEPKSAAHFQAFFSSTATRLLSEESSSEGQLGYCGRKNKVPLLSLEALHHLHIFIFILAIVHVTFCALTILFGGAKIRQWKHWEDSIAKENYDTEQVIKSKVTHVHEHAFIKDHFLGIGKNSALLGWLHSFLKQFYASVTKSDYVTLRLGFIMTHCKGNPKFNFHKYMIRALEDDFKTVVGISWYLWVFVVIFLLLNINGWHTYFWIAFIPFILLLAVGTKLEHVITQMAQEVAEKHIAIEGELVVQPSDEHFWFGHPRIVLFLIHFILFQNSFEMAFFFWILKLFLFVYFLTQFQYSFDSCIMGHVRFIVPRLIIGVFIQVLCSYSTLPLYAIVTQMGSSFKKAIFDEHVQAGLLGWAQKVKQKKGLKAAAGDASGSGSGTGQATSNNGSTTGIQLGRIVHKASTQEIQPAIASDGSK
- the LOC107429474 gene encoding MLO-like protein 1 isoform X2 codes for the protein MSGGSEEEGTTLEYTPTWIVAAVCTVIVAISLAVERLLHYAGVFLKKKNQKPLYEALQKVKEELMLLGFISLLLTVFQNAISKICVPQRVVQNLLPCKLPSQSHEEPKSAAHFQAFFSSTATRLLSEESSSEGQLGYCGRKNKVPLLSLEALHHLHIFIFILAIVHVTFCALTILFGGAKIRQWKHWEDSIAKENYDTEQVIKSKVTHVHEHAFIKDHFLGIGKNSALLGWLHSFLKQFYASVTKSDYVTLRLGFIMTHCKGNPKFNFHKYMIRALEDDFKTVVGISWYLWVFVVIFLLLNINGWHTYFWIAFIPFILLLAVGTKLEHVITQMAQEVAEKHIAIEGELVVQPSDEHFWFGHPRIVLFLIHFILFQNSFEMAFFFWILFQYSFDSCIMGHVRFIVPRLIIGVFIQVLCSYSTLPLYAIVTQMGSSFKKAIFDEHVQAGLLGWAQKVKQKKGLKAAAGDASGSGSGTGQATSNNGSTTGIQLGRIVHKASTQEIQPAIASDGSK